The following coding sequences are from one Panicum hallii strain FIL2 chromosome 5, PHallii_v3.1, whole genome shotgun sequence window:
- the LOC112895101 gene encoding oil body-associated protein 1A, with amino-acid sequence MASSCHDVEVPGKPTETGTALLETATGTIQGFAPLGQIHQHLCAFHFYADDMGRQVEAHHFCAHLNEDVRQCLVFDGPGAGARLIGVEYIVSEGVFLTLPDEEKPLWHTHEFEVKGGVLFMPGVPGAVERRDLEKVCRTYGKTVHFWQVDRGDPLPLGLPQIMMALTREGQLRQDLADCVEKKFGVSFQKERENRAYMSGPEHGIHPLANAAGKGLKTEIREVEIPATTTAGAARVFT; translated from the exons ATGGCGTCGTCGTGCCACGACGTGGAGGTCCCCGGCAAGCCGACGGAGACGGGGACGGCGCTGCTGGAGACGGCGACGGGCACGATCCAGGGGTTCGCGCCGCTGGGGCAGATCCACCAGCACCTGTGCGCGTTCCACTTCTACGCGGACGACATGGGGCGGCAGGTGGAGGCGCACCACTTCTGCGCGCACCTCAACGAGGACGTCCGCCAGTGCCTCGTCTTCGAcggccccggcgccggcgcgcgccTCATCGGCGTCGAGTACATCGTCTCCGAGGGCGTGTTCCTGACGCTGCCCGACGAGGAGAAGCCGCTGTGGCACACGCACGAGTTCGAGGTGAAGGGCGGGGTGCTGTTCATGCCGGGCGTGCCCGGCGCCGTGGAGCGCCGGGACCTGGAGAAGGTGTGCCGGACCTACGGCAAGACCGTCCACTTCTGGCAGGTGGACCGCGGCGACCCGCTCCCGCTCGGCCTGCCGCAGATCATGATGGCGCTCACCCGGGAGGGGCAGCTCCGGCAGGACCTCGCTGACT GTGTGGAGAAGAAGTTCGGCGTGTCGTTCCAGAAGGAGAGGGAGAACCGGGCGTACATGAGCGGGCCGGAGCACGGCATCCACCCGCTGGCGAACGCCGCCGGCAAGGGCCTCAAGACCGAGATCCGTGAGGTGGAAATCCCGGCGACTAcgaccgccggcgccgccaggGTCTTCACCTGA
- the LOC112892086 gene encoding histone-lysine N-methyltransferase, H3 lysine-9 specific SUVH1-like encodes MNRPSNFMPTPDQDVLDVKPLRTLAPMFPAPLGVNTFNQSTSPPLIFVTPAGQFQGGFGDWNNSVAKTFFAFGSKDAGVGKAHNFGDQNADDGKTATFGDQNTDDGKAATFGVKDASGSQNTAIGDQDCAGGQPAAHWSSDVSANANGPIDTTPITAYRATQPNVISLDDDDDDDENYVANQTSASGRKIKRPSRLSRYNMNDGLGSDSSNSMKTKRPKASHKKASADNELTMVPPSGDPREIVEAVLMTFEALRRRHLQMDEAQETSKRADLKAGAIMMASNLRANNTGKRIGVVPGVEIGDIFYFRMELCVIGLHAPSMAGIDYMVAKFGDEDDSVAICIVAAGGYDNNDDDTDVLVYSGSGGNSKNNEERHDQKLERGNLALERSLSRKNVIRVVRGYKDPGCLTGKVYIYDGLYRIHESWKEKTKNGIICFKYKLLREPGQPDGVAIWKMSQKWVENPTTRGNVLHPDLSFGAENLPVFLVNDVDNDKAPQHFTYITQVKHSKPLSSMNPLKGCRCLSVCLPGDANCCCAQRNGGNLPYSSSGLLVCRKPMVYECGESCQCSFNCRNKVTQKGVRIHFEVFKTGNRGWGLRSWDPIRAGSFLCEYVGEVIDDAKCDLNSHEDDYMFQTLCPGEKTLKWNYGPELIGEQSTNISPDTFEPLPIKLSAKKMGNISRFMNHSCAPNVFWQPVQFDYEDDRHPHIMFFALKHIPPMTELTYDYGDIGTDSSGVPRAKNCLCGSSNCRGFFI; translated from the coding sequence ATGAACAGGCCATCGAATTTCATGCCTACTCCTGATCAGGATGTTTTGGATGTCAAGCCCTTGAGGACATTGGCTCCCATGTTCCCTGCACCCTTGGGTGTCAATACATTTAACCAGTCAACCTCCCCACCGTTGATATTTGTCACTCCTGCTGGGCAGTTTCAAGGAGGTTTTGGTGATTGGAACAATTCTGTTGCCAAGACATTTTTCGCTTTTGGCAGCAAGGATGCTGGTGTAGGCAAGGCTCATAATTTTGGTGATCAGAATGCTGATGATGGCAAGACTGCCACTTTTGGTGATCAGAATACTGATGATGGCAAGGCTGCCACTTTTGGTGTCAAGGATGCTTCTGGCAGCCAGAATACTGCTATTGGTGATCAGGATTGTGCTGGAGGCCAGCCCGCTGCACATTGGTCTTCAGATGTGAGTGCCAATGCTAACGGTCCCATTGACACCACTCCCATTACAGCTTACAGGGCAACACAGCCTAATGTTATCTCACtggatgatgatgacgacgacgacgaaaaTTATGTTGCTAACCAGACATCAGCATCTGGAAGGAAGATTAAGAGGCCCTCCCGACTAAGCAGATATAATATGAACGATGGTTTGGGCAGTGACAGCTCCAATAGCATGAAGACTAAACGCCCCAAAGCCTCTCACAAGAAAGCTTCTGCTGACAATGAGCTCACCATGGTGCCTCCATCCGGTGATCCCAGGGAAATTGTGGAGGCAGTTCTCATGACATTTGAGGCACTACGGCGTAGGCATCTTCAAATGGATGAGGCACAAGAGACTAGCAAACGTGCTGACCTGAAGGCTGGCGCCATCATGATGGCCAGTAATCTCAGGGCCAACAACACTGGGAAGAGGATAGGGGTTGTTCCTGGAGTTGAAATAGGGGATATTTTCTACTTCAGGATGGAGCTATGTGTTATTGGGCTGCATGCTCCTAGCATGGCCGGAATTGATTATATGGTTGCCAAGTTTGGTGATGAGGATGATTCTGTTGCAATATGTATTGTTGCTGCAGGTGGTTATGACAACAACGATGATGATACAGATGTGCTGGTTTACAGCGGTTCAGGAGGTAATAGCAAGAACAATGAGGAGCGGCATGACCAGAAGCTTGAGAGGGGTAACCTGGCTCTTGAGAGGAGCCTGTCCAGAAAAAACGTAATCCGGGTAGTACGGGGCTATAAGGATCCAGGTTGCTTGACTGGGAAGGTCTATATTTATGATGGCCTCTATAGGATTCACGAGTCATGGAAGGAGAAAACAAAGAATGGAATAATTTGTTTCAAGTACAAGCTGCTGAGAGAGCCAGGACAACCTGATGGGGTTGCAATTTGGAAGATGTCCCAGAAATGGGTAGAGAATCCAACAACTAGAGGCAATGTTTTACACCCTGATCTATCTTTCGGTGCAGAAAATCTCCCAGTGTTTCTTGTTAATGATGTTGACAATGATAAAGCACCACAGCATTTCACCTATATTACTCAGGTCAAACACTCAAAACCCCTCAGTTCTATGAATCCTTTAAAGGGCTGCAGGTGTCTTAGTGTTTGCCTGCCTGGTGATGCCAACTGCTGTTGCGCACAGCGTAACGGAGGCAACTTACCATACAGCTCATCGGGATTGCTTGTCTGCCGCAAGCCTATGGTTTATGAATGTGGTGAATCATGTCAGTGTTCATTCAACTGCCGTAACAAGGTGACCCAGAAAGGAGTTAGGATCCACTTTGAGGTCTTTAAGACCGGAAATAGAGGCTGGGGTCTTCGTTCATGGGACCCTATACGAGCTGGTTCATTTTTATGCGAGTATGTTGGTGAGGTTATTGATGATGCTAAATGTGACTTGAATAGTCATGAAGATGATTATATGTTTCAGACATTGTGTCCTGGTGAGAAGACTTTAAAATGGAATTATGGACCTGAATTGATAGGGGAGCAAAGCACAAATATTTCACCAGATACTTTTGAGCCTCTGCCCATTAAACTAAGTGCAAAAAAAATGGGAAATATCTCGCGTTTCATGAACCATAGTTGTGCTCCTAATGTCTTCTGGCAGCCAGTTCAGTTTGATTATGAAGATGATCGTCACCCACATATCATGTTCTTTGCATTGAAGCACATTCCTCCCATGACAGAGTTGACTTATGACTACGGTGACATTGGAACTGATTCTAGTGGTGTTCCTAGAGCTAAGAACTGCCTTTGTGGATCCTCGAACTGTCGGGGGTTCTTTATCTGA
- the LOC112892087 gene encoding probable arabinosyltransferase ARAD1 isoform X2 codes for MAGKQFHSLAHARPASASASARRLLSAAGALVLLSAAYFLLLSPSSPRPTAAVLASPSPATTSFLASLDSFLAAPHASDSAAAPGDLDAAIRAQEEARLHGDPAWPAPAAGPLRVYVYEMPSKFTYDMLRLFRDSYRKTDNLTSNGSPVHRLIEQHSIDYWLWADLIAPESRRLLKSVVRVQRQEEADIFYVPFFTTISYFLLEKQECKALYREALKWVTDQPAWQRSEGRDHVIPVHHPWSFKSVRRFVKKAIWLLPDMDSTGNWYKPGQVYLEKDVILPYVPNVDHCDSKCVSETQSKRSILLFFRGRLKRNAGGKIRSKLVEELKSAEDIVIEEGSAGAQGKAAAQDGMRKSLFCLSPAGDTPSSARLFDAIVSGCIPVIISDELELPFEGILDYREIALFVSSSDALQPGWLVKHLRRMDAKRIREMQSNLVKFSRHFLYSSPARPLGPEDLTWRMIAGKLLNIKLHIRRSQRVVRESRSICTCECRVGNTTRML; via the exons ATGGCGGGGAAGCAGTTCCACTCCctggcgcacgcgcgccccgcctccgcctccgcctccgcccgccggctCCTCTCCGCCGCGGGCGCCCTCGtcctcctctccgccgcctacttcctcctcctctccccctcctcgccccgccccaccgccgccgttcTCGCGAGCCCTAgccccgccaccacctccttccTCGCCTCCCTCGACAGCTTCCTCGCCGCCCCGCACGCCTCCGACTCCGCGGCCGCTCCCGGCGACCTGGACGCCGCGATCAGGGCCCAGGAGGAGGCCCGGCTCCACGGGGACCCCGCGtggcccgcgcccgccgcgggCCCGCTCAGGGTCTACGTGTACGAGATGCCGAGCAAGTTCACCTACGATATGCTGAGGCTCTTCAGGGACTCGTACCGGAAGACGGACAACCTCACGTCCAATGGGAGCCCCGTGCACCGGCTCATCGAGCAG CATTCTATCGACTATTGGCTGTGGGCGGATCTCATTGCGCCTGAATCACGAAGACTTTTGAAGAGTGTTGTCAGGGttcagcggcaagaagaagcaGACATTTTCTATGTGCCATTCTTCACGACAATCAGTTACTTCTTGCTGGAGAAACAAGAATGCAAGGCGCTATATAGG GAAGCTTTAAAGTGGGTGACTGATCAGCCTGCATGGCAACGTTCAGAAGGCAGAGATCATGTCATTCCTGTTCATCACCCATGGTCATTTAAATCAGTCCGGAGATTTGTCAAGAAGGCAATATGGCTTCTACCTGATATGGACTCAACTGGCAACTG GTATAAACCAGGACAGGTATATCTGGAAAAGGATGTCATCCTTCCATATGTTCCAAATGTTGATCATTGTGATTCTAAGTGTGTATCCGAAACTCAGTCCAAAAGAAGTATATTGCTGTTCTTTCGAGGAAGACTGAAGAGAAATGCT GGAGGGAAGATCCGCAGTAAGCTTGTGGAGGAACTAAAAAGTGCAGAAGACATAGTTATTGAAGAAGGCTCTGCTGGAGCTCAGGGAAAAGCAGCAGCTCAGGATGGCATGCGCAAGTCTCTCTTTTGCCTGAGTCCAGCTGGAGATACCCCATCTTCTGCTCGTCTGTTTGATGCTATTGTTAGTGGATGTATCCCAGTTATAATAAGTGATGAACTGGAGCTTCCTTTTGAAGGAATACTTGACTATAGGGAG ATAGCATTATTTGTTTCATCAAGTGATGCTTTGCAACCTGGTTGGCTTGTGAAGCACCTAAGAAGAATGGATGCCAAAAGGATCAGAGAAATGCAATCTAATCTTGTGAAG TTTTCCAGACATTTTTTGTATTCAAGTCCTGCTCGGCCTCTTGGACCAGAAGACCTTACATGGAGAATG ATTGCTGGTAAGCTGTTAAACATCAAGTTGCACATCCGACGTTCTCAACGTGTGGTCAGAGAGTCAAGGAGCATATGTACATGTGAATGCAGAGTCGGGAACACCACAAGGATGCTTTGA
- the LOC112894467 gene encoding uncharacterized protein LOC112894467 translates to MLFWGTAKLDKSRRPTQRQRGPAKSNPNQHAPTHHADRLTRRQRKLLKPPTGSAAPVIPSLPTAAAASSPTPNGAVTPAPPLAGDHRPPATPGMPPSRFVHLILLVTLSLLLAQTLASSSPAPAASAASASAGAGAEAETGDPCAAAAADGDGDVQLCPVRCFRPDPVCGADGVTYWCGCPEAACAGARVARRGYCEVGAGSAPVSGQALLLVHIVWLFVLGAAVLLGFL, encoded by the coding sequence ATGCTATTCTGGGGCACGGCGAAACTGGACAAGAGCAGGCGGCCAACCCAACGCCAACGCGGTCCAGCCAAGTCCAACCCAAACCAACACGCCCCCACCCACCACGCCGACCGGCTGACGCGTCGCCAACGGAAACTTCTCAAACCGCCGACGGGTTCCGCCGCGCCCGTAATTCCATCCCTCCCCACCGCCGCGGCCGCGTCCTCCCCGACCCCCAACGGCGCCGTGACTCCCGCcccgcccctcgccggcgacCATCGGCCGCCGGCGACGCCCGGCATGCCGCCCTCACGCTTCGTCCACCTCATCCTCCTCGTGACGCTCTCGCTCCTCCTCGCGCAAACCCtagcctcctcctcccccgcgcccgccgcgtCGGCGGCGTCGGCatcggcgggggcgggggcggaggcggagaccGGCGACCCctgcgcggccgcggcggcggacggcgacggcgacgtccAGCTGTGCCCGGTGCGGTGCTTCCGCCCGGACCCGGTCTGCGGCGCCGACGGTGTCACGTACTGGTGCGGCTGCCCCGAGGCGGCCTGCGCGGGGGCCCGCGTCGCGCGGCGCGGCTACTGCGAGGTCGGCGCCGGCTCCGCGCCAGTCTCCGGCCaggcgctgctgctcgtccacATCGTCTGGCTCTTCGtgctcggcgccgccgtcctcctcggCTTCCTCTGA
- the LOC112892087 gene encoding probable arabinosyltransferase ARAD1 isoform X1, with amino-acid sequence MAGKQFHSLAHARPASASASARRLLSAAGALVLLSAAYFLLLSPSSPRPTAAVLASPSPATTSFLASLDSFLAAPHASDSAAAPGDLDAAIRAQEEARLHGDPAWPAPAAGPLRVYVYEMPSKFTYDMLRLFRDSYRKTDNLTSNGSPVHRLIEQVGVRYRIVFKISDSITSVYRIKLFLHSHLQHSIDYWLWADLIAPESRRLLKSVVRVQRQEEADIFYVPFFTTISYFLLEKQECKALYREALKWVTDQPAWQRSEGRDHVIPVHHPWSFKSVRRFVKKAIWLLPDMDSTGNWYKPGQVYLEKDVILPYVPNVDHCDSKCVSETQSKRSILLFFRGRLKRNAGGKIRSKLVEELKSAEDIVIEEGSAGAQGKAAAQDGMRKSLFCLSPAGDTPSSARLFDAIVSGCIPVIISDELELPFEGILDYREIALFVSSSDALQPGWLVKHLRRMDAKRIREMQSNLVKFSRHFLYSSPARPLGPEDLTWRMIAGKLLNIKLHIRRSQRVVRESRSICTCECRVGNTTRML; translated from the exons ATGGCGGGGAAGCAGTTCCACTCCctggcgcacgcgcgccccgcctccgcctccgcctccgcccgccggctCCTCTCCGCCGCGGGCGCCCTCGtcctcctctccgccgcctacttcctcctcctctccccctcctcgccccgccccaccgccgccgttcTCGCGAGCCCTAgccccgccaccacctccttccTCGCCTCCCTCGACAGCTTCCTCGCCGCCCCGCACGCCTCCGACTCCGCGGCCGCTCCCGGCGACCTGGACGCCGCGATCAGGGCCCAGGAGGAGGCCCGGCTCCACGGGGACCCCGCGtggcccgcgcccgccgcgggCCCGCTCAGGGTCTACGTGTACGAGATGCCGAGCAAGTTCACCTACGATATGCTGAGGCTCTTCAGGGACTCGTACCGGAAGACGGACAACCTCACGTCCAATGGGAGCCCCGTGCACCGGCTCATCGAGCAGGTGGGCGTGCG ATATCGCATAGTTTTTAAGATATCGGACTCTATCACATCTGTCTACAGAATCAAATTGTTTCTTCATTCACATTTGCAGCATTCTATCGACTATTGGCTGTGGGCGGATCTCATTGCGCCTGAATCACGAAGACTTTTGAAGAGTGTTGTCAGGGttcagcggcaagaagaagcaGACATTTTCTATGTGCCATTCTTCACGACAATCAGTTACTTCTTGCTGGAGAAACAAGAATGCAAGGCGCTATATAGG GAAGCTTTAAAGTGGGTGACTGATCAGCCTGCATGGCAACGTTCAGAAGGCAGAGATCATGTCATTCCTGTTCATCACCCATGGTCATTTAAATCAGTCCGGAGATTTGTCAAGAAGGCAATATGGCTTCTACCTGATATGGACTCAACTGGCAACTG GTATAAACCAGGACAGGTATATCTGGAAAAGGATGTCATCCTTCCATATGTTCCAAATGTTGATCATTGTGATTCTAAGTGTGTATCCGAAACTCAGTCCAAAAGAAGTATATTGCTGTTCTTTCGAGGAAGACTGAAGAGAAATGCT GGAGGGAAGATCCGCAGTAAGCTTGTGGAGGAACTAAAAAGTGCAGAAGACATAGTTATTGAAGAAGGCTCTGCTGGAGCTCAGGGAAAAGCAGCAGCTCAGGATGGCATGCGCAAGTCTCTCTTTTGCCTGAGTCCAGCTGGAGATACCCCATCTTCTGCTCGTCTGTTTGATGCTATTGTTAGTGGATGTATCCCAGTTATAATAAGTGATGAACTGGAGCTTCCTTTTGAAGGAATACTTGACTATAGGGAG ATAGCATTATTTGTTTCATCAAGTGATGCTTTGCAACCTGGTTGGCTTGTGAAGCACCTAAGAAGAATGGATGCCAAAAGGATCAGAGAAATGCAATCTAATCTTGTGAAG TTTTCCAGACATTTTTTGTATTCAAGTCCTGCTCGGCCTCTTGGACCAGAAGACCTTACATGGAGAATG ATTGCTGGTAAGCTGTTAAACATCAAGTTGCACATCCGACGTTCTCAACGTGTGGTCAGAGAGTCAAGGAGCATATGTACATGTGAATGCAGAGTCGGGAACACCACAAGGATGCTTTGA